The sequence below is a genomic window from Nocardia fluminea.
CGGTTTCGAGGACGCGCACATCAGCTTCGAGATCGACTCCCGCACCGACGATTCGGGGTCGGGCACTTTTCACACCAAGCTGCTCGTGCCCGGCCGCACGAATGACGGCGGTGCCGCGCTGACCGAGTTCGACGGCCTGTGGCTGATCGCCGACGGGCTGATCCTCACCGCGATCGCACACGTCTGATGGCGGCGCGAGTGTCGCGGGTGGGCGAGCTGGGCGGTCTCGTGATCGTCGACAAGGACAGCGGTCTCACCAGCCACGATGTCGTGGCGCGCAGCCGAAAGCTGTTGCAGACCAAGAAGGTCGGGCACGCGGGCACCCTCGACCCGATGGCCACCGGTGTGCTGGTGCTCGGGGTTGAGCGCGCCACGAAACTGCTCGGCCAGCTGCTCCTCACCACCAAGGAATACACCGCGACGATCCGCCTCGGCCAGGCCACGAACACCGACGACGCCGAGGGGGAGGTCACCGCGACCACGCCCGCGCTACACGTCACCGCCGACGAGATCGCGGTCGGCGTCGCGGCCCTGACCGGCGATATCGAGCAGGTTCCCGCCACGGTGAGCGCCATCAAGGTCGACGGTGAGCGGGCCTACGCGCGCGTGCGCGCCGGCGAGGAGGTGCAGCTGGCCGCCCGCCCGGTCACCGTGTCGCGCTTCGATATCCTCGCCCGACGTGATGTCGCCGACGGTGAGTTCGTGGATCTCGATGTCGCGGTCGAGTGCACCTCCGGCACCTACATCCGCGCGCTGGCCCGCGACCTCGGCGCGGCCCTCGGGGTGGGCGGGCACCTGACGGCCCTGCGTCGCACCAGGGTCGGTCCCTTCACCCTCGAACACGCCCGCACTCTCGCACAGCTCGCGACCGCCGCCGAGGCCGAGCAGCCCCTGCTCAGCCTCTATATCGACGCCGCGGTCCGTACCGCCTTCCCACTCCGCGACATCGACGAATCGCAGGCCACCGATCTGCGGACCGGCCGCTGGCTCGAACCTGTCGGTATCAAGGGCGTCTACGCCGCGATCGACCCACGGGGGCGGGCTATCGCGCTGCTGGAGGAGAGCGGCAAACGCGCGGGCTCGGTGATGGTGGTGCGCCCGCGGGGAATCGGCGACTGACGAGGTCGTTGCGGGCGACGCCCGCTTCGAGGTCGTTGTAGCCAAGCGTGACGGCGCGTCCGGGGATTCGAGGCTGCAGCACCGCTCGGCGGCAGTGCCCGCACGCTGATCAGCCGCGTGGCGGGCGAGGCCGGCGGCCGAGTCCGCCGAAACCCCCGCCGGGCAGACGTCAGATACTCACGGGCCTGGCGCCGGAAAACTCCGGCAGACCGGGTTCCTTCGTGAGATGCTCGGCCAGCTGTGCCGCTTCGGCGGCGAGGCCGGGCGGGTTGGTGGCGATGAACATCGAATCCGCCGCCAGGTTGCCGAGAACATGCCAGGCACCCGCCCGCAGTGCACGGGTGCGCGGTTCGGCGAGCAGACCGCCGGTGGGTGCGAATTCCGCTGTGCCGCTGTCGAGTAGACGTGCCATGAGCGACTCGGTGTCCTGCGGGGTGACATAGGCGGGCGGGTTGACGGCGTTGATCACGATGTCGGCGGTCCAGACGGATTCGCCGGTCATCGTGAACCCGGCGCCGTCCGCCGTGATCGCGGTCAGACCGGTGCGCAACCGGACCTGGCCCGAATCCAGCAGGCGCAGCAGGATTGCGGCATTGTGCGGGACCATCGGTGAACTGAGGCTGCTGATCGTGCGGTAGTGACCGGTGCGCAACATCACCCGGTCGGCCTCGGTGAGGGCAGGCCACAGGATCGGGCCCACCGTGCGAATCGCCATCGTGAGCAGGCGTCGGCCCAGCTTGGGGGAGTCGACATCGGCGAGCTGACGGTGCAGACGAAGCACCGGGTTCTCGGAGCCGGTCGCTCGGAGCTCGGCGGCGAACTCGTCGAAATCCTCGCCCAAGTCAGCCAACTCGGCACGCAACAGCGCAACCACCTCGGCGAACTCGACCGCCCCGCCCGCCGCCAGATCCAGTGCGGCGGCCGGGGTGAGATGGCGCGGCGACAGTGGTCGTGGACGTTGCTGGACGAACGGCAGAATCCCGCTGCGCGAGAGCAGGGTGATCGGACCGCGATGGCCGTTCTCTGTCAACGCCGCCGCGATGTCGACAGCGGTCAGACCGCTGCCGATCACGGCTACCCGAGCCCCGGGATCCACCTCGGGGAGCGTGCGCGCCAGCGGATAGGGCTCGTCGACATAGCCGGTAGCGCCGGTCAGTCCGTACTGATCACGCGGACGGCCGCTGCCGACACACAGCACCACGCGGTCCACCGGATATGTGACGCCGCCCTCGGTGCGCAGTACCACCGGATGTTCCTGCGCGAGGCCGCTGACCCGCTCGTTCACCACGCTGACCTGCCATCCGTCGCGCCGCAGCCGGTCGATCGACGCCCGCGCCGACTGCTCCAGATACTCGCCGTACATCGCGCGCGGCACGATCGGCTGTCCCAGCCCCGGGTCGAGGAAGCGCAGCGCATCCGGTCGCTGGGCGAGCCAGTCCTGGAAATGCGCGCGATCGCTCGCCCGCGCCGACATCAGCGCGGGCGGGGCATTCACTCGCACCGCGGGTACATCGCGCTGATATGCCCGTCCACGCCACAGCGCCGCGGACCCCTCGAACACGGTGAGCGTGTCCGGCGCCCCGTCGGCACACGCGAGCGCGTCGAGCAACCCGACCGCGGCCACTCCCGCTCCGATGATCCCGATTCGCATATCGACTCCTGTCGTCGGAGGGCGTTGCGGCGCACTCTGTTTCGATGGCTGCACGATGTCGTGCACGCTCCGTGCTCAGCCTGGTCGCGTCGGCGTTGCCGCGAAATCCCGTGTTTGCGGGATACGCCTCGCCTGTTCTGGTGCATCGAGAGTGCGGGATCCACGCGGGCCTCCCTCGATCGAGGGATGGTCGCGGGCGCCGAACGCGACGACAATGGGCGCATGACTCCCGCCCTGTCCGGCCTCCTCAGAGAGATCGCCGCGGCACCGGACGCGCACGAGCTGTTCGAGCGGACGTCCACCCGGCTTCGCCGGTCCGTGACGTTCGATGCCGCGGTCTGGGTCGCCACCGATCCGGTCAACGGATTGACCACCGCGCCGGTGCGGGTGGAGAACCTGCACGAGGGCGGCTGTGGAACCTATTGGGAGTCGGAGCTGTTCGCCGAGCACGTGAATCTGTTCCGCGATCTGGCGGTGGCGCAGGTGCCGGTGGCCGGATTGCGCGCGGTGACCGGTGACCGGCCGACCCTGAGCCCGTTGTATCGAAGCTTCATGCGACCCCGGGGATTCAGCGACGAACTACGGGCCGTGCTGCGCGTGGACGGGCAGGGGTGGGGCCAGGTGAGCTTGTTCCGGGAACGAGGCAGATCGGCCTTCGCCGCCGCCGATGTCGCGGTGCTGCACGCGTTGTCGGCCCCGATGGCACGGCGCCTGCGCGGCTTCGCGCGGCCGGCGACCGGCGGCTCGGATGGCAGCCACGCGCCCGGCCTGCTGCTGTTCGGCGCCGACGGCGCACTGCTCTCGGTGAACGACGAGGCTCGCGAGCTGCTCGCGCTGATGCCACCCGGGCCGTCCACGACCACCGCCGCCGGGCTCGAATTGCCGTTGCCTGTCTGGATTCTCAGCACCGCGGGGCGGGCGCGGCTCACCGGCGACAGCGCGCGGATCCGCATCCGCACGCTGACCGGGCGGTGGCTCGTGTGCCATGCCTCCTGTCTGCGTGACGCGAACGGCGAACCGAGTACGACCGCGCTGGTGATCGAACACGCGAGCCCTTCCGACGTCGCCGCGCTCATCGTGGCCGCCTACGAACTGACCCGTCGTGAACTGGAGGTCACCGAACTCATCGCGGCGGGGCTGTCCACCGCGGCGATCGCCGCGCACCTGCGCGTCTCCGCTCACACCGTGCGTGACCACGTGAAGTCGGTCTTCGACAAGACGGGGGTGACCAGCCGTGGCGAGCTCGTCGCGGCCCTGTTCACCGAATATCGGCAACCGGTGGCCGCATCGGTCACACTGCGGGTCCTCGACGGACGAGCCGGCTGAACTTCGCCGGCCACAGACGCTGCGCTGACAGATACCGGCGGGTGGTCAGGGTTTGCCGTTGGGGTCCAGATCAATTCGGATGGTGAGCAGATTCGTGCCGAGCGCGCGCACCATCATGCTGTTGAACCGGGGCAGTTCACGAAGTCGCGCCCGCGAGTCGTCGGCGGGGAGCGGGTGGGCGGTGCCGGTGTGCCAGCGGGCGCCCACTCGCAGTCGCACCCGCGGGTTCGCCACGATGTTGAGGACGTAGGGCGAGGCCGTACCGTGGTCGCTGACCAGCCAGAACGAGTCGCCCACGCGCCGGCCGCCGATCGGCGTGCGGCGAGCAAGGCCGGTGCGGCGGCCGGTGGTTTCCAGCAGCGGTGGTGGCCTTCCCGTGGCGCGCTGCTCCTCGACGCGATGAGCGAGTGGGCCGGTGGCGCCGTACCCCGGCCCGAGACGGGCAACCGCCGTGATGACGTCGCCGCGTTCCTGCGAGCGACCTTCGCCGCCGCCTCGGCACCGCCCGCCGAGGTGCTGCTGCGCGCGATTCTGGCCGACGCCCAACGTGATCGCCAGGTCGCCGACCTGCTCGCCGAGTTCGTCGCTGTCCGCCGCGTCGCGCTCGCTCGGCTGCTCGCGCGCGACGGCGCGTCCCCCGCCGACGTGGACTTGCTGGTAGATCAGGCCTTCGGCGTGCTCTGGTACCGGCTCGCGGTGACCCGCGCCCCGCTGAGCGACGATCTCGCGGACCGCCTGGCCGACTCGCTGTGTGGCGCACCCACTCCGGCGAATCCGTAGAGTGACGGAAACCGGCCGGTGGCCGGGCGTGGAAGAGGGGTCGTGAGATGAGTGCAGAGCCGGTCGACACGTTCACACTGTGGGACCGCGACGGTGACGGACTGGTGTCGGTGGACGACATCGCCGACGGAATCCGCTCGGCGGGAATCGAAGTCGACCGCGAGGCCATCGAGCGGATGGTCGCCGCCGCGGACACCAACGGTGACTTCCTGGTCTCCCGTGCCGAATTCGACGCCGCCGTGGTCGAGGGACGCATCGACGTCACCGATGCCGACGCGGCATTCCGGGTCTTCGACAGCAATGGCGACGGCCGGATCTCGGTCGCCGAGCTGGAATCCCTGATTCGCCACGTCGGCGCAGGCCGTATCGACGAACCGGCGGCGGAGCTGCTCGCGGCCGCCGATCAGGACGGCGACGGCTACCTCTCACTCCCCGAATTCCGGGTGCTGCTGGACTTCCTGTCGCGCTGACGGTGCGGCGGCTGCTGTCAGGGGTGCTGGACGGGGGATAACACCGTCCTCGGGACGGGCGATAGCGAGGATGTATGGCTTTCGCGTCGGAGGGGTAGACCATGGCTGCGATCAGGAAGATCTGGATCGGTGCCGTCGCCGGTGTGACGATAGTGCTCGCCGGCTGTGGCAGCGGTGATCCGCAGCCGCCGGGATCGAGTTCGGTGCGTCCGACGACCACGATCACCGCGCCCGTCTCGGTCGCCACGCCCAGCGTCGCTCCCGCCGTGACACCCGCCGGCCGTCCCGGCGCGGGCTCTCCCGGCGCCCTCGCGCCTTCCGTGGGGGCGTCCACCGCCCCGGCGAAGACCGCCGGCCCACCCGAACTCGCGACCGGAATCGTGGTGCTGCGCACCGTGACGTTGTCGGGGATTCCGGTTCCCGGTGTACCGGTGTACCTGTCGTTGCAGCAGCCGTGTGATCCTTCGGGCAACGACATCCCCGTCGGTGAGACGGCGGAGACCCTGCGCCGCGACGCTGTCACCGACGAGCAGGGCCGGGCGGCCTTCGTCACCGAAATCGGTTGCTATCGCTTCGGAATGACCGCGCCCGCCGGAACGAACCCCGTGCCCGAGGGCATGCACTCGCTGTTCCTGGTCACCCCGGGCGGCACCGCCACCGGTCAGCTGCGTTTCCAGGACACTCCGCCCGAACCAGCCCCCGCGTGCGCCGAATCCACCATCGAAACCGAACTCGGCGTCGATGCGGGACCCGTCGCCACCATCGCGGACTGTGACGGGCAGTGGGGTGTCATCCGCCGGGATACCCCCGGCGACAACCAGCGTCTCATCACCCGCACCTCGGGCACCTGGACCACCTATGTCCGGTTCCCCCACGACATCTGCTGGTCCAGCGCTGTCACCGACGGCGTTCCGGAGCGCCTGCGTACCTACTTCAACTGCTGACCCGGGACTAAGTGGTGAGCCAGATCGCCTCGGCGGCAAGGGTTCCCAGCTCGGTGGGAGCCTCGGACGAGGCGATGTGGACGGCGATGGTGCCAGCGAAATCGCGACGTTCGGCCACCTCGATGGAGGTGTCGAGAGCGATGCCGACGGAGTCGAAATAGCGCAGCATCGCGGGGTCGGAGTCGGAAATGCGGGCCACCCGGCCGGATTCGCCCGCGGCGAAGTCGCTGAGCTGGCGGGCGGGCGGAGTGGGGACGGCGCCGTCGGTGGACGGGATGGGATCGCCGTGCGGGTCGCGGTCGGGGTGGCCGAGTTTCGCGTCGATCCGGGACATCAGCAGATCGGACACGGCGTGTTCGAGCACCTCGGCCTCGTCGTGTACTTCGTCCCAGCCGTAGCCGAGTTCGTTCACCAGGAACGTCTCGATCAGCCGGTGCCTGCGCACCATCGCGACCGCGGCGCGACGGCCGTGGTCGGTCAGGGTGATCGCGCCGTAGCGGGCGTGCTCGACCAAGCCCTGATCGGTGAGCTTGCGCACCGCCTCCGACACCGTCGAGGCCGACACGCCGATTCGCTCGGCCAGCAACTTGGTCGAGACCTTCTCCTGCGACCACTCCTGGGCGGTCCAGATGACCTTCAGATAATCCTGTGCCACCGCCGACAGTTCGGGAGCGATCGTAGGGCTGAGTTCGGCCTGCTCGGCGGGTTGCGTCAGCGCGCTGCGGGTCGCGACATCTCGTTTAGCTGGCACATCACCAATGTTAGGCATCCCTGGCCCGAATGACACATCGGCGAACCGGCACGGCGCGCACCGGCGATCCGGCGCACACCGGAATTCTGTTCGGGCATCGCTTTGCGTAGGCTTCGCTCTGTGCAGAGATGGCGAAGTCTCGACGACGTGCCCGCGGACTGGGGGCGTTGCGTTCTCACGATCGGCGTGTTCGACGGGGTACATCGGGGGCACGCGCAGCTGATCAGCCGCGCGGTCGCCGCGGCGGAGAAGCGCGGAGTGCGCTCGGTTCTGATGACCTTCGATCCGCACCCGATGGAAGTGGTGCGACCCGGTTCGCATCCCGCACAGCTGACCACGCTGACCCGCCGCGCGGAGCTGGCCGAGGAACTCGGGATCGACGTGTTCTGCGTGATGCCGTTCACCCAGGAGTTCATGAAGCTCACCCCGTCCGAATACGTGCACGATCTGCTGGTCGAGCGTCTGCACGTCACCGAGGTAGTCGTCGGCGACAATTTCACCTTCGGCAAGAAGGCCGCGGGCACCGTCGACACGATGCGCGAACTCGGCGAGCGGTTCGGCTTCGAGGTCGACGGGGTGACCCTGCTCGGCGAACACGCCGTCACTTTCTCCTCCACCTACATCCGCGCCTGCGTCGACGCGGGCGACATGACCGCGGCCGCCGAGGCGCTGGGACGTCCGCATCGCGTCGAAGGCGTGGTC
It includes:
- a CDS encoding FAD/NAD(P)-binding protein; this encodes MRIGIIGAGVAAVGLLDALACADGAPDTLTVFEGSAALWRGRAYQRDVPAVRVNAPPALMSARASDRAHFQDWLAQRPDALRFLDPGLGQPIVPRAMYGEYLEQSARASIDRLRRDGWQVSVVNERVSGLAQEHPVVLRTEGGVTYPVDRVVLCVGSGRPRDQYGLTGATGYVDEPYPLARTLPEVDPGARVAVIGSGLTAVDIAAALTENGHRGPITLLSRSGILPFVQQRPRPLSPRHLTPAAALDLAAGGAVEFAEVVALLRAELADLGEDFDEFAAELRATGSENPVLRLHRQLADVDSPKLGRRLLTMAIRTVGPILWPALTEADRVMLRTGHYRTISSLSSPMVPHNAAILLRLLDSGQVRLRTGLTAITADGAGFTMTGESVWTADIVINAVNPPAYVTPQDTESLMARLLDSGTAEFAPTGGLLAEPRTRALRAGAWHVLGNLAADSMFIATNPPGLAAEAAQLAEHLTKEPGLPEFSGARPVSI
- the truB gene encoding tRNA pseudouridine(55) synthase TruB, which codes for MAARVSRVGELGGLVIVDKDSGLTSHDVVARSRKLLQTKKVGHAGTLDPMATGVLVLGVERATKLLGQLLLTTKEYTATIRLGQATNTDDAEGEVTATTPALHVTADEIAVGVAALTGDIEQVPATVSAIKVDGERAYARVRAGEEVQLAARPVTVSRFDILARRDVADGEFVDLDVAVECTSGTYIRALARDLGAALGVGGHLTALRRTRVGPFTLEHARTLAQLATAAEAEQPLLSLYIDAAVRTAFPLRDIDESQATDLRTGRWLEPVGIKGVYAAIDPRGRAIALLEESGKRAGSVMVVRPRGIGD
- a CDS encoding EF-hand domain-containing protein — its product is MSAEPVDTFTLWDRDGDGLVSVDDIADGIRSAGIEVDREAIERMVAAADTNGDFLVSRAEFDAAVVEGRIDVTDADAAFRVFDSNGDGRISVAELESLIRHVGAGRIDEPAAELLAAADQDGDGYLSLPEFRVLLDFLSR
- a CDS encoding metal-dependent transcriptional regulator: MPNIGDVPAKRDVATRSALTQPAEQAELSPTIAPELSAVAQDYLKVIWTAQEWSQEKVSTKLLAERIGVSASTVSEAVRKLTDQGLVEHARYGAITLTDHGRRAAVAMVRRHRLIETFLVNELGYGWDEVHDEAEVLEHAVSDLLMSRIDAKLGHPDRDPHGDPIPSTDGAVPTPPARQLSDFAAGESGRVARISDSDPAMLRYFDSVGIALDTSIEVAERRDFAGTIAVHIASSEAPTELGTLAAEAIWLTT
- a CDS encoding TetR-like C-terminal domain-containing protein; this encodes MSEWAGGAVPRPETGNRRDDVAAFLRATFAAASAPPAEVLLRAILADAQRDRQVADLLAEFVAVRRVALARLLARDGASPADVDLLVDQAFGVLWYRLAVTRAPLSDDLADRLADSLCGAPTPANP
- a CDS encoding nitroreductase/quinone reductase family protein, whose protein sequence is MTAVARLGPGYGATGPLAHRVEEQRATGRPPPLLETTGRRTGLARRTPIGGRRVGDSFWLVSDHGTASPYVLNIVANPRVRLRVGARWHTGTAHPLPADDSRARLRELPRFNSMMVRALGTNLLTIRIDLDPNGKP
- a CDS encoding helix-turn-helix domain-containing protein, whose amino-acid sequence is MTPALSGLLREIAAAPDAHELFERTSTRLRRSVTFDAAVWVATDPVNGLTTAPVRVENLHEGGCGTYWESELFAEHVNLFRDLAVAQVPVAGLRAVTGDRPTLSPLYRSFMRPRGFSDELRAVLRVDGQGWGQVSLFRERGRSAFAAADVAVLHALSAPMARRLRGFARPATGGSDGSHAPGLLLFGADGALLSVNDEARELLALMPPGPSTTTAAGLELPLPVWILSTAGRARLTGDSARIRIRTLTGRWLVCHASCLRDANGEPSTTALVIEHASPSDVAALIVAAYELTRRELEVTELIAAGLSTAAIAAHLRVSAHTVRDHVKSVFDKTGVTSRGELVAALFTEYRQPVAASVTLRVLDGRAG
- a CDS encoding peptidase associated/transthyretin-like domain-containing protein yields the protein MAAIRKIWIGAVAGVTIVLAGCGSGDPQPPGSSSVRPTTTITAPVSVATPSVAPAVTPAGRPGAGSPGALAPSVGASTAPAKTAGPPELATGIVVLRTVTLSGIPVPGVPVYLSLQQPCDPSGNDIPVGETAETLRRDAVTDEQGRAAFVTEIGCYRFGMTAPAGTNPVPEGMHSLFLVTPGGTATGQLRFQDTPPEPAPACAESTIETELGVDAGPVATIADCDGQWGVIRRDTPGDNQRLITRTSGTWTTYVRFPHDICWSSAVTDGVPERLRTYFNC
- a CDS encoding bifunctional riboflavin kinase/FAD synthetase, whose product is MQRWRSLDDVPADWGRCVLTIGVFDGVHRGHAQLISRAVAAAEKRGVRSVLMTFDPHPMEVVRPGSHPAQLTTLTRRAELAEELGIDVFCVMPFTQEFMKLTPSEYVHDLLVERLHVTEVVVGDNFTFGKKAAGTVDTMRELGERFGFEVDGVTLLGEHAVTFSSTYIRACVDAGDMTAAAEALGRPHRVEGVVVHGDGRGRGLGYPTANVAPPMHAAIPADGVYAGWFTVLGAGPAIGNAAPGERAMAAISVGTNPTFSGRSRTVEAFVLDGEADLYGQHVGVDFVEQLRGMRKFDSIDDLVEAMGRDVEAARKVLTAADA